A single genomic interval of Pseudochaenichthys georgianus chromosome 3, fPseGeo1.2, whole genome shotgun sequence harbors:
- the LOC117443124 gene encoding USP6 N-terminal-like protein isoform X3 gives MDRFGFMHEDELPAPTAHEEKRKQLEIERVEKWLKMVKTWDKYKNSDRMVKRVYKGVPLQLRGRAWALMLDVERQKKENEGKYEKMKAQALLCSAEIKQIDLDINRTFRNHVMFMDRFGVKQQALFSVLSAYSVYNTEVSYCQGMSQIAALLLMFLNEEDAFWALSQLLTHHTHGMHGFFVPGFPKLQRFQTHHDQVISKLLPKLKKHLDREQMSAGIYSTKWFLQCFIDRTPFTLTLRLWDIFILEGERLLTAMSYTILKIHKRRMLKMSLEELREFLQERIAQTFFFSDDEVIEQLQSSMMELRKRKLDLPPPGKPEERPRLPLGLELPPPRGKTSAAGLSLNIIDSPDQSPSKDPRDLDPEQEEESRVIIHSQLPPDGSPLTGPPPYRPPEETPDKNTDPRSPSPTDDSSLAAPCSCRIPRTLSAPVMHLGPPQSLSAEEERAEDRYLEQLLEQASNLPGNRNQNQNQDSKEASEETQGEDVS, from the exons ATGGTGAAGCGGGTGTATAAAGGCGTCCCGCTGCAGCTGAGAGGCCGAGCCTGGGCGCTGATGCTGGACGTGGAGCGGCAGAAGAAGGAGAACGAGGGGAAATACGAG AAGATGAAGGCGCAGGCGCTGCTGTGCTCGGCTGAGATCAAACAGATCGACCTGGACATCAACCGCACCTTCAGAAACCACGTGATGTTCATGGATCGCTTCGGAGTCAA GCAGCAGGCTCTCTTCAGCGTCCTCTCTGCATACTCCGTCTACAACACA GAGGTGAGCTACTGTCAGGGGATGAGTCAGATCGccgctctgctgctgatgttcctGAACGAGGAGGACGCCTTCTGGGCGCTGTCGCAGCTGctgacacaccacacacacggcATGCACg GGTTTTTTGTCCCGGGTTTCCCCAAACTGCAGCGGTTTCAGACTCATCACGATCAGGTCATTTCCAAACTCCTCCCCAAGCTGAAGAAACATCTG GACAGGGAGCAGATGTCTGCGGGGATCTACAGCACAAAGTGGTTCCTGCAGTGCTTCATCGACAGG ACGCCGTTCACGCTGACTCTTCGTCTCTGGGACATTTTCATCCTGGAGGGAGAGAGGCTGCTCACCGCCATGTCTTACACCATCCTGAAGATACACAAGA ggcgcATGTTGAAGatgtctctggaggagctcagaGAGTTTCTGCAGGAGAGAATCGCTCAGACGTTTTTCTTCAGCGACGACGAGGTCATCGAGCAGCTACAGAGCTCCATGATGGAGCTGAGGAAGAGGAAGCTTGACCTTCCTCCTCCAG GAAAGCCAGAGGAGCGTCCCCGTCTGCCTCTGGGTCTCGAGCTGCCCCCCCCCAGAGGGAAGACCTCCGCAGCCGGCCTCAGCCTGAACATCATCGACTCCCCTGACCAGAGCCCCTCCAAGGACCCCCGGGACCTGGACcctgagcaggaggaggagtccAGGGTCATCATCCACAGCCAGCTCCCCCCCGACGGCTCCCCGCTGACGGGCCCTCCGCCTTACCGGCCCCCGGAGGAAACCCCAGATAAAAACACAGATCCACGCTCCCCTTCCCCCACAGACGACTCCTCTCTCGCGGCCCCTTGCTCCTGCAGGATCCCGCGGACCCTCTCGGCCCCCGTGATGCACCTCGGCCCCCCGCAGAGTCTGTCTGCGGAGGAGGAGAGGGCGGAGGACCGGTACCTGGAGCAGCTGCTGGAGCAGGCCTCCAATCTGCCCGGCAACAggaaccagaaccagaaccaggaCTCAAAGGAAGCGTCAGAGGAAACTCAAGGGGAAGATGTTTCATGA
- the LOC117467267 gene encoding ankyrin repeat and BTB/POZ domain-containing protein 2-like yields MSSSVLVKNLEDLSLDPGYVTGDLSPSLSLSSSGGSRQSPPHSSPPPRGAWQRHRGSLSSRDGSWDTVSSLPEDASDLLLKCPRLPEVEEYPWTEQELREVLRKVSLTSITEEALQRLSSLLRRALVRISREAQRLSELHRRCTRLEVQSAVRLVLSWSLADKCICSAVKAVSLHCMSSGDPARQRGKSARCGLTLSVGRFFRWMVETRVSVRVHEYAAVCLAACVESLTEEVVGRAVQVVRLAEEEELLPGGEMSCCPVTVELLEGTVNSDAELWGVLQGYEHLICGKNKNGELSLPANINPYSKVPEVWMESREDAYLHQELRALQQDLLSTCVGSISELSDLVSRAMHHLQRLRSSSPAHSPALSANQTSVSWAADALRTLYYFLSGSQMESLENPNLEPPTMTLSRERPFLLLPPLMEWIRVAVVHAEHRHSRLVDSDDVRQTARLLLPGLDCEARQLKSECCFHSFRGLDAEAAAAQFQVSLGFRMLSCGRADLLQPASLLLGRGGLDTMDDQGLTPLMYASAAGDEALVQMLLEAGAHLDLQVPGCSHTHPSVHPGSRRWVALTFSVLHCRLSVAQLLLEAGADVEGGSLQDGQEVSAETPLQLAAAAGHYEMVSLLLSHGADPLNRVHHGNSLTSPLYEDMNCFSYAAAHGHRNVLRRLLLQPRNRKEDILSLEEILAEGVEEEEEEEEEEEEDEAPRLCKARTKALQQAAFYSAEHGYLDVTLELREMGVPWRLHSWLQSLLRAQQLGRVRVLQILLSDFCSIRTEDFSPELLAAAVPDMVRLMESSKDFVVTQRLASVFSLLYSRADVPPIEPLDVSLSTQLDIHFLNNPEMSDVTFLVEDRPYFAHRVLLMSASERFRQMLCDTDDIITVSHMTYSTFTMMMQSLYCGGTEGLTLSHSDAMELLPVAGFFELRGLQRICEMKLSQSLTLDNAVYIYHNAQLHGGSALCRFCEGFFLQNMEVLLQRDDFHRLLLAVAGQNSSPEDPPPLLRVLETLLIHRLSDLYSACRG; encoded by the exons ATGTCCAGCAGTGTTTTGGTGAAGAACCTGGAGGACCTGAGCCTGGATCCGGGCTATGTGACCGGGGACCTCAGCCCGTCCCTCAGCCTGTCCTCATCCGGTGGGTCGAGGCAGTCTCCGCCGCACAGCAGCCCTCCTCCGCGGGGAGCCTGGCAGCGGCACCGCGGCTCTCTGAGCAGCAGGGACGGTAGCTGGGACACGGTGAGCTCATTACCGGAGGACGCCTCGGACCTCCTGCTCAAGTGTCCCCGCCTGCCCGAGGTGGAGGAGTACCCGTGGACGGAGCAGGAGCTGCGGGAAGTCCTGCGTAAAGTTTCGCTTACATCCATCACAGAGGAGGCTCTCCAGCGGCTCTCCTCTCTGCTGCGGCGCGCTCTGGTGCGGATCTCCCGCGAGGCGCAGCGGCTCAGCGAGCTCCACAGACGGTGCACACGCCTGGAGGTCCAGAGCGCGGTGAGGCTGGTGCTCAGCTGGTCTCTGGCCGACAAGTGCATCTGTTCGGCGGTGAAGGCGGTGTCTCTGCACTGCATGAGCTCCGGGGACCCCGCGCGCCAGAGGGGGAAGTCCGCGCGCTGCGGGCTCACGCTGTCCGTTGGCCGCTTCTTCAGGTGGATGGTGGAGACGCGTGTGTCGGTGCGTGTGCATGAGTACGCGGCAGTGTGTCTCGCAGCATGTGTGGAGAGTTTGACGGAGGAGGTGGTGGGACGGGCGGTGCAGGTTGTGCGTTTGGCCGAAGAAGAGGAGCTTTTGCCCGGCGGAGAGATGTCCTGCTGCCCGGTGACCGTGGAGCTGCTGGAGGGAACCGTGAACAGCGACGCGGAGCTGTGGGGGGTCCTGCAGGGGTACGAGCATCTGatctgtggcaaaaacaagaaTG gtGAGTTGTCGCTGCCGGCCAACATCAACCCGTACTCGAAGGTTCCCGAGGTTTGGATGGAGAGCAGGGAGGACGCCTACCTCCATCAGGAGCTGAGAGCTCTGCAGCAGGACCTCCTCTCCACCTGCGTGGGCAGCATCTCTGAgctca GTGATCTGGTGTCTCGGGCGATGCACCATCTGCAGCGTCTGCGCAGCTCGAGCCCCGCCCACAGCCCCGCTCTCTCAGCCAATCAGACGTCAGTGTCCTGGGCTGCAGACGCCCTCCGCACACTTTACTACTTCCTGTCCGGCTCACAGATGGAGTCTCTGGAAAACCCCAACCTGGAGCCTCCCACCATGACACTGAGCagagagag GCCGTTCCTGCTCCTCCCGCCTCTGATGGAGTGGATTCGAGTCGCCGTGGTTCACGCTGAGCATCGACACAGCCGATTGGTCGACAGCGATGATGTCCGACAGACGGCCAGACTGCTGCTGCCGGGACTCGACTGCGAGGCTCGACAGCTGAA GTCAGAGTGCTGTTTCCACTCCTTCAGAGGTCTGGATGCAGAAGCGGCTGCAGCTCAGTTCCAGGTTTCTCTGGGCTTCAGGATGCTCTCCTGCGGTCGAGCAGATCTGCTGCAGCCGGCCTCTCTGCTgctggggaggggggggctCGACACCATGGACGACCAG GGTTTGACTCCTCTGATGTACGCCTCTGCAGCCGGAGACGAAGCTCTGGTTCAGATGCTCCTCGAGGCCGGAGCTCACCTGGACCTGCAG GTCCCAggctgctctcacacacacccctcGGTTCACCCCGGCAGTCGGCGCTGGGTCGCGCTGACCTTCTCCGTGCTGCACTGCCGCCTGTCTGTGGCTCAG CTGCTGCTGGAGGCGGGCGCCGACGTGGAGGGAGGGTCTCTGCAGGACGGACAGGAAGTCAGCGCTGAGACGCCGCTGCAGCTCGCTGCCGCTGCAG GTCACTATGAGATGGTGTCTCTGCTCCTCTCCCACGGTGCGGACCCTCTGAACAGAGTGCATCATGGGAACTCTCTCACATCTCCACTGTACGAGGACATGAACTGTTTTAGCTACGCTGCTGCACACGGGCACAG GAACGTCCTGAGGAGGCTCCTGCTGCAGCCTCGAAACAGGAAGGAGGACATCCTGTCTCTGGAGGAGATCCTGGCTGAAggggtggaggaagaggaggaggaggaagaggaggaggaggaagatgaagcTCCGCGGCTCTGTAAGGCCAGGACGAAGGCTCTGCAGCAGGCAGCGTTCTACAGCGCTGAGCACGGATACCTGGACGTGACCCTGGAGCTCAGAGAGATGG GCGTTCCCTGGAGGCTCCACTCCTGGCTGCAGTCCCTCCTCAGAGCTCAGCAGCTCGGCAGAGTCCGAGTCCTTCAGATCCTCCTCTCAGATTTCTGCTCCATCCGGACGGAGGACTTCTCCCCCGAGCTGCTGGCGGCTGCAGTCCCAGACATGGTGCGCCTgatggagagcagcaag GACTTCGTGGTAACGCAGCGTCTGGCCTCGGTGTTTTCTCTCCTCTACAGCCGAGCAGATGTTCCTCCGATCGAACCTCTGGACGTCTCTCTGTCCACACAGCTGG ATATCCACTTCCTGAACAACCCCGAAATGTCGGACGTGACGTTCCTGGTGGAGGATCGTCCGTACTTCGCTCACCGAGTGCTGCTGATGTCCGCTTCTGAAAG GTTCAGACAGATGCTCTGCGACACTGATGACATCATCACCGTCTCTCACATGACCTACAGCACCTTCacg atgaTGATGCAGTCTCTGTACTGTGGAGGAACCGAGGgactcactctctctcactctgacgCCATGGAG CTGCTGCCGGTGGCGGGTTTCTTCGAGCTCAGAGGTCTGCAGAGGATCTGTGAGATGAAGCTTTCTCAGAGTCTGACTCTGGACAATGCTGTGTACATCTACCACAAcgcacag CTGCACGGAGGTTCTGCTCTCTGCCGGTTCTGTGAAGGGTTCTTCCTGCAGAACATGGAGGTTCTACTGCAGCGGGACGACTTCCACCGCCTGCTGCTGGCTGTCGCCGGGCAGAACTCGAGCCCCGaggatcccccccccctcctgagggtcctggAGACCCTGCTGATCCACAGACTGAGCGACCTGTACTCTGCCTGTCGGGGGTGA